Proteins from a single region of Macaca fascicularis isolate 582-1 chromosome 5, T2T-MFA8v1.1:
- the YIPF7 gene encoding protein YIPF7 isoform X2, whose translation MTLMPMEIFMDLEKLGIHFDHIWQKTWTVLNPMKPADGSIMNETDLTGPILFCIALGATLLLAGKVQFGYVYGMSAIGCLVIHALLNLMSSSGVSYGCVASVLGYCLLPMVILSGCAMFFSLQGTFGTVSSLVIIGWCSLSASKIFIAALHMEGQQLLVAYPCALLYGLFALLTIF comes from the exons aaCTTGGAATCCATTTTGATCACATATGGCAAAAAACTTGGACAGTGTTAAATCCAATGAAGCCAGCAGATGGCAGTATTATGAATGAAACGGACCTCACTGGACCCATTCTTTTTTGTATAGCCCTGGGAGCCACCTTGCTTCTG GCAGGAAAAGTTCAGTTTGGTTATGTGTATGGCATGAGTGCCATTGGCTGCCTTGTGATTCATGCCTTACTGAATCTGATGAGCTCTTCAGGGGTGTCATACGGCTGTGTGGCCAGCGTGCTGGGTTACTGCCTGCTCCCCATGGTCATCCTGTCTGGCTGCGCCATGTTCTTTTCATTGCA GGGCACCTTTGGAACCGTATCATCGCTGGTCATCATTGGCTGGTGTAGTCTCTCAGCTTCCAAGATCTTCATTGCAGCCTTGCACATGGAAGGACAGCAGCTTCTTGTTGCCTACCCTTGTGCCTTACTTTATGGACTTTTTGCCCTCCTAACAATTTTCTAA